DNA from Coffea arabica cultivar ET-39 chromosome 10c, Coffea Arabica ET-39 HiFi, whole genome shotgun sequence:
gagattttcattttctttttggttgtgtttggattgagagATTTGACTAAAAATTTGAAATGTTCTCAAATCTCTTTAAGCTATTTAAATTATTTGGAAGGTATTTAGATGTGTAATTCATCACTTATTTTAAGCGTTTAGATGTatttaaataatttatagaTTAAATCCCCAAATATCTCAAGTAATTCAAACAATCTAGAAGGGATTACAAATCCAAATGCATCTCAAATAATCTAAACAATCTAATGTGATTTGATTGCATTTCAAATCTTTCGTCAAATCTTTCAATTTAAACACACAGCCAAATTCTTTTTGCAACGTATTTGGTGATGCCAAATGACCGTGTGACAAATTACTCCAAGCTTTTCATTTTGCATGGTAATCTTGTGGAAATAGTCTTTGTATGGAAAAGGATTGTTTTGGCCTTGTCACCGATAAAAGAAGCATCTGAAGGGAACCAATATTGGAATTTGGTAGCGGGAATCCGAGGGTTGTTAGGCTATGAATGGGAATGCAGTTTGGAACATTCCTGGCGTGAAGGAAACTACCGTGCAGATCATTTAGCAAAGCTAGGTAAGAGTTTAGCTTCAGGGATAACTGTTTTCAAGAACCCTCCACACAGACGCTGGAAACGCTTCTCGGCCCGGATGTTTGTAGAGTGGCAATACCTCGTCTAGTTATTATGTAACGGGACCATGGTCCTCCACtgtaccaaaaaaaatcaaaatcaaaacttgatcaTTTTTTGAagggcaaattatccaattggcTCTTGAACTCTTTTTCTAGGTAAAAATAAgcccctcatctattttttgctgACTTTAAGCCCTCGAACTTGTAAAATTGGACACCCGTGACCCTTTTAGCCAGTTTCTCCGGTTTTGCAACCGGAAGGTCAATTCACACGAATGCCAGTGTGCTTCTTCAAAGGACATTTTTGTTCGCATCTTCTAAGCAAAAAGGGAACAACTCCTCCACCTCCTCCCCACCTTGGTTCAACCAGCCCAGTCCCTTGCTCGTCCTCCCATCTCCAAATTCTCCGTCAGGGCCGTCGGCCTCGGCTCCAATAGCCGCGTTTTTATAGGCGTCGATCTCGAGTTCCCTGGTCTCCCCTTACATCAATCCGTCCACGCAGAGCAGTTCCTCTGCAACAACCTCGCCGTCAATGGCTGCCCTCGCCTCATTGCTCTCGTCGTCTCCGCTGCCCCTTGTGGCCACTGCCGCCAGTTCTTCCAAGAACTCCGGGATTCTTCCTCTCTCCAAATCCTCATCACCTCCGACCACCCAAatcaaaacttttcaaaatctccCCTCTCCTTTAAGCCATTGCCGGAATTCTTAACCAACCCATTTGGCCCCTGTGATCTATTGGATAAAGAATCTCCCCTCCTCCTCGAACCCCATAGCACTGGGCTATCTTTTGATACTTCCCGAAAACAGGCAAATTTGTGCAATGGCTATTCAAAAGAATCCGAACTTGATgggaattttaaaaatttaagcAATGGGTTTTAGGGAGAGTTGGAAGAAAGTGAGGCCCTTCTGAGGATAGAAGCCTTGGAGGCTGCCAACAAGTCACATGCACCGTATAGCAGGTGCCTATTCGGGGTGGCCCTGATGGATCCCGAAGGGAAAGTGTACAGGGGATCATATATCGAGTCTGCAGCATATAATCTGAGTTTGGGGCTGGTTCATTGCAATTGCTGTGTGATCTCTTCACTTGAACTCGCTCCTACTCCCTGCGCTTATGGATATGGTGGTCTCGCCGGAGACAACTATGGTGGTCTCGCCGAGAATAGCGGCTGCAATGGCATCTCCACTGGAAGGTTTGGATGAGAATAGTGTTTTAGCGTCTAATTTTGATAGGACTGGTGTCCAGAGTGGGGGAGAATTGGGCAGTCGAAGGAATAGCTATGATTCTGCTAGTGGGGAGATTCCTGAGAGTGGTGGTATCACTCTCCTGCAGagaatgagaagagagaaagcgGCGGCAACGAGGGTTTTGCAGAAATGGAgggaagaaggaggagttgttccatttttgtttagaagatgcggacaaaaataccctttgaAGAAGCACGCTGGCATTCGTGTGAATTGGCCTTCCGGTTGCAAAATCGGAGAAACTGGCTAAAAGGGTCACGGGTGTCCAATTTTACAAGTTTGAGGGCTTAAAGTcagcaaaaaatagatgaggAACTTATTTTTACCTAGACAAAGAGTTCAAGGgccaattggataatttgcccttttttgAACCTTATTAATTTCATGATGATCCAAAACCATAAGCAGCATTTAATCTTCTTTCGAAATTGGTAAACAGAAGGAATAAGCTTATATGATGATCAATCCCACTAGCCCGTGTCCACATAAAATGTTCGTGAACATTGAACAGAGTATACACCCAGAGAATCATCATCTGTCATCCCTTTTCCTGCGTGTGCGATATATCTCATTCTTCCTCTGCCTGACTGCAGCGATGCAACTCAGTGTCAGAAACGATCATGGGCGGACACCATTTCACCGCAAGAGGCCAGACAATTGATCCACGGAAAAAACCTAAGAGAAAGATGACGTCATAGGAAGGTCAATTTGACATCATTATTATGATCATCAAATTGCTGTCCTTACATAGCGTGGGATTTCCTGTGGAGTAATAATGTCATCAAGTACAACAACAATATGTGGCCTTTTCAGTTCTCAATGGTCCCCCACAAATATGTTTTTCATGTTATCATGGCGCCTTGTTCATTCCTCTTGGGTCTATTACCACTCCATCGCTCCGCGAAGACTTTCACAATTCGTTGACGAGAGTTCTGTATGCGCACATCTTCCTTGTACGTAACTGAAGAAATcgccaaaaagaaaacaaaattctcACTGACTAGTCTTACTGGATATGTAATCCCCCATCTCATTGTTTTTTTGTGGGCAAATGGAATCCTTTTGCGTCTGTGGTACATTGGTACGTGTCTTTTAAGCTAGCACTAATTAAACTCGTTGCGGGAAAAAGGTACTTGAAGAATTCTAGAGTTTTCACCAACATTTGCAAAAGAGATTGTTGAAAATTTGAAGGATATAGAAAAAAATAAGTACTGAAGCTAGCTTTCGCCTGATAATTAAGCCAGACCACAAGGTGAGAACTCGGCGTCTCTTACCATTctggggggaaaaagaaaaggagttgCAACATTTATTTCAATGCTTTGATAATTCACCACATTGCAAAATTGTCTAACCACCTAAATATTTCCATTAGAGCTGGTAAAATAACAGTAATCTTCTATGATCGTCGTAAAGGCAGCATTTGAGGTTCGAAACATTATAAGATTTTGTCCATCGcgtatttaaaaattaaattaatgatACGTACATCTTTATTATTGTATACATGACAGAAGCATAAGGCTAGAAGCCTAGCTAGGGccgaaaagaaataaaaggctAGAAGCCTTGAACCAAAGTGGATCGAGGAGGGCTACAAGGATTTACTGCTGGCTTTACTTGTAGTTAAAAAAGTAACACCATTAGTACGTATTAGCAAATGAAATGCTACACGCAATTAAGTTTCTAGCTTTATCCTTTCTCTTTTGCAATTACATTTTAAATGTTTATTACCTTGTCCTTGTTctattttctttctctctttttccctcGTTTGTGTTTACCTTTCGATATATGGACCACTAGGATTCATTGAGGAGGAGAATACAAAGGAGCCAGACCAAGATGTCCATTATCTATCCACCCTTTGGGGCTCCTGTGTGCTTGCCTCCATTAGATACCAACCGAATACAATATAAAGGCCTAGAACATGTGGTTATGAGAGAAGGCATGACCACCATCATTTCCCTCCTCAGACTTTTGTTGAAAGCCTTGGGATCGAAGGCAGAGATCTTAATCATCGCGTAGGGAAACCATAATCATCCTCCTGTAATTGCAGAGTGTAAAAGTGCGCCACCATAGTTCacagagcaaaagaaaagagagatgatattgttatttattttgtgtATGAGATGGTCCGAAAAGTTGACTGAAAAgtgaaagggcaaaaaaaaatataaatatatatattcattGAAAGAGAGTGTTGAAGGTCTGAGCAGAAAGATTATTCATTTCAAGtcccctttctttctttctttctttcttttcaaggCTGCTTTAAGAAGGGACTTTGAAAGAGTAAAGAGGAAAACTATGAAAAGTTGCTAAAAGCAAGCAAAGCAAGGTATGATTGTGGGTGACACCTGATCAAGAACTAGTGTTTCTTTGCTTAGAGCTAGCAAGGATTTCTTTAGATTTCATTACATTTCCTGCTTAAATTAATTCAGTTACTTCTTGGGATTTTCAAGTGATTTAAATATATATCAGTATCATTATTCTCATAATGGAATCTACTTCAAAAATCCCTCATCACCACCGCCACCTCCAACAACAACATCCTCTTCAAGGTCATCAGCTTGTTGGTTCTTCTTCTACTTCTACTACTACTTTAGGCGCTTCAGGTTTTGGTGCTGCCCTAGGCTCTCATGCCTGGACCCCAAACACCAACTTgtaagtctctctctctctctctctctaaaagATACAAACGTTCGCCAACAAATTAAGCCCACAACTAAGTTTACTTTACATGAGGTAATGATGATATTTTGGCTACTTTACTACACCATTATGGATTGTTCATCGCACTTGGAATc
Protein-coding regions in this window:
- the LOC113714960 gene encoding cytidine deaminase 1-like — protein: MPNDRVTNYSKLFILHGNLVEIVFVWKRIVLALSPIKEASEGNQYWNLVAGIRGLLGYEWECSLEHSWREGNYRADHLAKLAKREQLLHLLPTLVQPAQSLARPPISKFSVRAVGLGSNSRVFIGVDLEFPGLPLHQSVHAEQFLCNNLAVNGCPRLIALVVSAAPCGHCRQFFQELRDSSSLQILITSDHPNQNFSKSPLSFKPLPEFLTNPFGPCDLLDKESPLLLEPHSTGLSFDTSRKQANFEALLRIEALEAANKSHAPYSRCLFGVALMDPEGKVYRGSYIESAAYNLSLGLVHCNCCVISSLELAPTPCAYGYGGLAGDNYGGLAENSGCNGISTGRFG